The genomic DNA GTTCTGATGGTTCAGGAACTACTAAGGCTTTCACAAACTCTATGGAAGCATTTTCTCCAACATGGATTTTAGGAACTGGTAAATCAGTTAAGTGGCCAGCAGGCGTTGGAGCAAAAGGTAATTCTGGTGTTGCAGGTGTAATTCAAAACACTCCAGGCACAATTGGTTATGTAAATCAGTCATATATTAAAGGTAATGTTAAGGCTGCTGCACTTCAAAATCTTTCAGGGGAGTTTCTAAAACCATCTGCAGAATCAGGAGCTAAAGCTCTTAATGGTATTACTTTAGATGAAAATCTTGCGGGTAAAAATCCTAATCCAACGGCGAAAGGAGCGTACCCTATAACTTCATTGACATGGATACTTGCTTACGAAAAAGGTAATGGTAGAAATACTAAAGCAATCAAACAAGCCCTTAATGCATTGTTAAGTGATGAGTATCAAGATAAGGCTTCATCCCTTGGATTTATCCCCTTAAAAGGCAATATCCTTTTGAAATCAAGAGCTGCCGTTGAAAAAATAGGTAGTTAAATTTTTAGATAGATGTCAAATTATCATGACTTTCATATACCTTTAAGTCGTCTTAAAGTCTTTTACAGCATTTAGTAGTAGATTTATAGAGATATTCTTTTTTTAATGGAAGAGAAATTAACTCTTTTCAAGAATCGTAAAAGATTCGGTATCGAAAAAAATATAGATATTATCTTCAAGAATACTGCCCTAGTCTTGTCTAGTTTCGTAGCAATAATACTTTTAGGAATTATTTTAGTAGTCTTTTTCCAGTCATTTGAATCTTTTTCAAGGTATGGTTTGAAGTTTTTAGTAACCTCTGAATGGAACCCAGTAAAAGATGAATACGGAGCTTTTACTGCAATTTATGGCACATTGGTAACTTCATTTCTTTCGTTATTAATAACTATCCCTTTGGGCGTTGGAACTGCAATATTTATTACCGAGGACTTTGTGCCGAAAGTTTTTAGAGAAATAATTGGTTCTTTTGTTGAATTATTAGCAGCTATTCCATCTGTTGTATTGGGACTTTGGGCAATATTTGTAATGGAACCTTTTTTTAGAGCCTTTTTTGTCTTTTTACATAATTTCTTTGGTTGGATTCCTTTATTCAGTACAGAACCAACAGGTAGGAATTCTTTGTTAGCAATATTGATTTTAGTAGTAATGCTTTTGCCAATAGTGACTTCCATTGCAAGGGATTCACTTAATCAGGTTCCTAAAAAGCTTAGAAATGCAGCCTACGGAATTGGAGCAAGTAGATGGAAAACAATATTTTCAGTGATTTTACCGGCAGCATTATCAGGAATTATGGCAGGTGTTCTTCTTGCTTTAGGTAGAGCAATGGGAGAAACAATGGCTGTCACAATGATAATTGGTAATTCAAATGCATTTAGTTGGTCTCTATTATCTCCTGGATATACCATTTCCTCCATGCTCGCAAATCAGTTTGGTGAGGCTGATGGAAGTCAGGTTTCATCACTATTTTATGCAGCTTTTGTACTAATGATCCTATCTTTAGTGGTCAATATCTTTGCGCAGTGGCTAGTTAAGAAATTTAGTCTCAAATATTAGATAATTATGAATTCACTCTATTACCAGAAAAGATTATCAAGAAATATAGGAGATAAATTCTTTACTTCTTTATCAGTAATTTGTGCATTGATAGCAATACTCCCTTTGATTTTTCTAGTGACTTATATCCTTTACAAAGGTGGAGCTCAAATCACACCAGAATTATTTACTTTGGAACCAAATCCTCCAGGAGATGATTTGGATGCAGGAGGTATTAACCCTGCATTAATAGGTACATTAATAATTACTACTATTGCTTCAATTATCGCCATTCCAGTAGGAGTTGGTGGTGGAATATATCTAGCTGAATACTCTAAAGGCGGAGCTTTTTCAAGATTTATTAGATTCGGAGTTAATGTTCTGGCGGGAGTCCCCTCAATAATTGCGGGTGTCTTTATTTATGCCTTAATTGTTTCTACAAAGATCTTGTTTGGGAGTATGTACAGCGGTTTAGCTGGAGGGATGGCGCTTTCAATATTGATGTTGCCTACTGTGATCAAGACCACTGACGAAGGTTTAAAGTTGGTACCAAATGAGTTGAGATATGCGTCTCTTGGTGTTGGAGCAAGTATGTATACCACCATATTGAAAGTTACTTTGCCCTCTGCCTTTAGGTCTATTGCTACTGGCGTTGTACTTGGTATCGCAAGAGCTGCAGGTGAAACAGCACCTTTGATATTTACGGCTTTATTCTCTTACTACTACATAACAGGCTTTGGCGACTTGTTTTATGAGATGGGCTCCTTGGCCGTATTGATATACAACTTTGCTCTAGAACCATACGATGCACAGAATAAACTAGCCTGGGCAGCTTCCTTTATTCTTGTTTTGTCGATACTATCAGTAAATATATTTTCAAGGATATTGGCTGCTTTTACTGAGAAAACCAAGAGAGTATAAATGATTAAAACTAATAAAAAAATACCGAAGAATATCATTTTATCTCTTGAGAATGTTTCTATTAGTTATGGAACTTTTGAAGCTGTAAGAAATGTTTTTTGTAACTTTAAAAAAGGAAATATAACTTCCCTTATTGGTCCCTCCGGGTGTGGTAAATCAACTGTCCTTAGATCATTAAATAGGATGAACGATTTGATTCCTAATTGTTCGTTAAAAGGAACTGTCCTCTTTGATGGAACAAACATTTACGATAAAAGAGTAGATCCAGTTGAAGTAAGAAGAAGAATTGGAATGGTTTTTCAACAACCAAATCCTTTCCCGAAATCTATCTACGAAAATATTGCATTTGGAGCAAGAATTAATGGATTTACTGGAGATATGGACGAACTAGTAGAAAGTTCACTGAGAAAAGCCGCTTTATGGGACGAATGTAAGGATAAATTAAATGATAGTGGTTACTCTTTATCTGGTGGACAACAACAAAGATTATGTATTGCTCGAACGATTGCAATTGAACCTGAAATAATTCTAATGGATGAGCCATGCTCAGCTTTGGATCCTATCTCTACTTTGAAAATAGAAGAGACAATGCACGAACTTAAGAAGAATTACACAATAATAATCGTTACTCATAATATGCAACAGGCATTAAGAGTAAGTGATATGACTGCATTTTTTAATGCTATTGAGTATGAAGATGGTGATGGAGGGAAGGTTGGTTATCTTGCCGAATTTAATTCGACAAAGAAAATTTTTAACTCTCCAAAAGAAAAAACTACTCAGGAATACATATCTGGTAAATTTGGTTAATGTTTAATTTTTACTTTTAAAAGAAAGATTTTTAGCTTTAAAACGGATAAAGGGTAGACAAACAGTATAAATACCTATATAGTTATTTCGAATTAGCAAGTTTATCGTTGAAAAACTACCCTTTTCTACCTTTCTTGATTTTTGCAGGGGCTCTTATAACAACTGCAACAATAGGATTACCTGTATTTACTTCATAATTTAAGAGTTTTTCTACTTCATGTAATCTTATGGTTTCAATATTGAATAAAGAATTACTTGGAAGTCCTCATAAAACCTTAATAAAGGCAGATTTATTTGACTTTATAAAAAAAAGAGAGAATATGAATCTGTGTGGGAGTGAAAAATCTGTATTAAACCCATTTTTAAAATTGGTTAATTTCTAATTTATTTATCATGGATAAAACTAAAGAACAGTTAGAAAAATTAAGAGAAGTAGCAGAAGCATCTCTTACAAAAACGGATGAACTTCAAAAAGTTTTGGCTCAAATCGAAGCTTTAATGTCTAGAAAAGAATCACAAACATTATTAAAGAAGAAGTAATTATTTAAAAAATAATTTTTAGTTTTGTACTTTTAATTACACCTCTACAAATTCATTGTAGTTATTAATTGGGTATGCAGAACCCGTTCCAAAGTTTTCTGTTAGGTCTCGGGGTCTTACCTTCTTTAAGTAAAAGACCTCTTTCAATCATTTGTGTTTTTAGAAATATTATTTGCTTGTTTAGTTGATAACTTTATATATTTCTTTCTTGCAGACATTTACATCGAAGAATTCAGTGCTTACAATTTCTAAGCCTGTTTTTTCTGTAACCTCAACGGTCGCATTACATTCGTCTTGTTTAAGAGCCATGTAAATTGGTTTTTTATTGCTTACATCTAATTCAATATTAGATTTAGTATCTTCTTTATATTTTTCCATTACAAGTTTTAGGGCCTCTATCTCAACTGAAAAATTCTCATTAGCATTTGTCTTT from Prochlorococcus marinus str. GP2 includes the following:
- the pstS gene encoding phosphate ABC transporter substrate-binding protein PstS — protein: MGILKKIFIFSSAISLVLSQDAIASKRLSGAGATFPSKIYTRWFFDLAKSGGPRVNYQAIGSGSGRKAFIDQTVNFGASDDPMKAKDIEKVSRGLVQIPMVGGTIAFGYNYDCDLKLTQEQAVRVAMGMVKNWKELGCKSGKLTWIHRSDGSGTTKAFTNSMEAFSPTWILGTGKSVKWPAGVGAKGNSGVAGVIQNTPGTIGYVNQSYIKGNVKAAALQNLSGEFLKPSAESGAKALNGITLDENLAGKNPNPTAKGAYPITSLTWILAYEKGNGRNTKAIKQALNALLSDEYQDKASSLGFIPLKGNILLKSRAAVEKIGS
- the pstB gene encoding phosphate ABC transporter ATP-binding protein PstB, translating into MIKTNKKIPKNIILSLENVSISYGTFEAVRNVFCNFKKGNITSLIGPSGCGKSTVLRSLNRMNDLIPNCSLKGTVLFDGTNIYDKRVDPVEVRRRIGMVFQQPNPFPKSIYENIAFGARINGFTGDMDELVESSLRKAALWDECKDKLNDSGYSLSGGQQQRLCIARTIAIEPEIILMDEPCSALDPISTLKIEETMHELKKNYTIIIVTHNMQQALRVSDMTAFFNAIEYEDGDGGKVGYLAEFNSTKKIFNSPKEKTTQEYISGKFG
- the pstA gene encoding phosphate ABC transporter permease PstA; the protein is MNSLYYQKRLSRNIGDKFFTSLSVICALIAILPLIFLVTYILYKGGAQITPELFTLEPNPPGDDLDAGGINPALIGTLIITTIASIIAIPVGVGGGIYLAEYSKGGAFSRFIRFGVNVLAGVPSIIAGVFIYALIVSTKILFGSMYSGLAGGMALSILMLPTVIKTTDEGLKLVPNELRYASLGVGASMYTTILKVTLPSAFRSIATGVVLGIARAAGETAPLIFTALFSYYYITGFGDLFYEMGSLAVLIYNFALEPYDAQNKLAWAASFILVLSILSVNIFSRILAAFTEKTKRV
- the pstC gene encoding phosphate ABC transporter permease subunit PstC, yielding MEEKLTLFKNRKRFGIEKNIDIIFKNTALVLSSFVAIILLGIILVVFFQSFESFSRYGLKFLVTSEWNPVKDEYGAFTAIYGTLVTSFLSLLITIPLGVGTAIFITEDFVPKVFREIIGSFVELLAAIPSVVLGLWAIFVMEPFFRAFFVFLHNFFGWIPLFSTEPTGRNSLLAILILVVMLLPIVTSIARDSLNQVPKKLRNAAYGIGASRWKTIFSVILPAALSGIMAGVLLALGRAMGETMAVTMIIGNSNAFSWSLLSPGYTISSMLANQFGEADGSQVSSLFYAAFVLMILSLVVNIFAQWLVKKFSLKY